One segment of Mycolicibacterium sp. YH-1 DNA contains the following:
- a CDS encoding VOC family protein, which yields MKRSRRANCERRDADPRPDIPDRRSAGLAADPRCAHHPRGCAVAARRGAGRRHRGDAVSDDADGHLRVDLHADRIVLHLQTLAAGRVTDHDLALAPRITAGLAERSLDTRPGEGSVTPQAIEIAIDALDIPRIRPFWQAVTGYIDEAAPVDLPEGALCDPLRRGPTIWFQQMDAPRPQRNRIHIDVDVAPEVAQPRIAAALASGGTLVSADAAPAFWVLADPEGNEVCVCTWQGRD from the coding sequence GTGAAGCGGTCGAGGCGGGCGAACTGTGAGCGACGCGATGCCGACCCGCGGCCAGATATCCCAGATCGCCGATCCGCTGGGCTGGCGGCTGATCCTCGGTGTGCTCACCACCCACGTGGCTGTGCCGTCGCTGCCCGCCGCGGTGCAGGCCGCCGCCACCGCGGTGACGCCGTCAGCGATGACGCAGACGGGCACCTGCGCGTCGATCTGCACGCCGACCGGATCGTGCTGCACCTGCAGACCCTCGCTGCCGGCCGGGTCACCGACCACGACCTGGCGCTGGCGCCACGCATCACGGCCGGCCTGGCCGAACGGTCCCTGGACACCCGCCCCGGCGAGGGGTCGGTGACGCCACAGGCGATCGAGATCGCCATCGACGCGCTCGACATTCCCAGGATCCGGCCGTTCTGGCAGGCCGTGACCGGCTATATCGACGAAGCTGCGCCGGTCGATCTGCCGGAGGGCGCCCTGTGTGACCCGCTGCGACGCGGGCCGACCATCTGGTTTCAGCAGATGGACGCCCCGCGTCCCCAACGCAATCGGATCCACATCGACGTCGATGTCGCACCCGAGGTGGCCCAGCCGCGGATCGCCGCCGCGCTGGCCTCCGGCGGCACGCTGGTCAGCGCCGATGCGGCGCCCGCATTCTGGGTGCTGGCCGATCCGGAGGGTAACGAGGTGTGCGTGTGCACCTGGCAGGGGCGGGACTGA
- a CDS encoding calcium/sodium antiporter, with the protein MLTDVSWFLVGLIALVIGADVMVRGSVEVAARLGISPIVIGLTVVSIGTSMPELAIGITAAREGGGELAVGNIAGTNVVNMLLILGLSALILPLAMQMRTLRFELPVMAGAAVAMWVLAADGTLSRIDGAILVTGAICYIVALIHVTQRESRVVAGEFAHAISADEPGEAASSERRPLALYVAMMLVGIVIVVVGADWLVNGAVGLAREFGVSDALIGLTVVAIGTSAPELVTTVVSTIRGDRDVAVGNLLGSSIFNILLILGVTCLVPAHGLALPDSLVRIDIPIMVGVALLCVPIFITGRRVSRIEGGVMVAAYLVYLGYLLAAQT; encoded by the coding sequence ATGTTGACGGATGTGTCGTGGTTTCTGGTCGGGTTGATCGCGTTGGTGATCGGGGCCGACGTCATGGTCCGGGGCAGCGTCGAGGTCGCCGCGCGGCTGGGGATCAGCCCGATTGTCATCGGCCTGACGGTGGTGTCGATCGGCACCAGCATGCCCGAACTGGCCATCGGTATCACGGCGGCCAGGGAGGGCGGCGGGGAGCTGGCCGTCGGCAACATCGCTGGCACCAACGTCGTCAACATGCTGCTCATCCTCGGGCTGAGCGCCCTGATTCTGCCGCTCGCGATGCAGATGCGGACGCTGCGCTTCGAACTGCCGGTGATGGCGGGGGCCGCGGTCGCTATGTGGGTGTTGGCGGCCGACGGCACGCTGTCACGGATCGACGGTGCGATTCTGGTGACCGGTGCGATCTGCTACATCGTTGCGCTGATCCACGTCACGCAGCGTGAGTCACGCGTTGTGGCAGGCGAGTTCGCCCACGCCATATCGGCTGACGAGCCCGGTGAGGCGGCGTCGTCTGAAAGGCGTCCGCTGGCGCTGTACGTGGCGATGATGCTCGTCGGCATCGTCATCGTGGTGGTGGGCGCGGACTGGCTCGTCAACGGTGCCGTCGGATTGGCGCGTGAGTTCGGTGTCTCCGACGCGTTGATCGGCCTGACCGTGGTGGCCATCGGCACGTCGGCGCCGGAGCTGGTCACGACCGTGGTCTCGACGATTCGTGGTGACCGCGACGTCGCCGTCGGAAACCTGCTCGGCAGCAGCATCTTCAACATCCTGCTGATCCTCGGCGTCACCTGCCTGGTACCCGCGCACGGTTTGGCGTTGCCGGACAGCCTGGTCCGCATCGATATCCCGATCATGGTGGGCGTCGCCCTGCTGTGCGTCCCGATCTTCATCACGGGACGGCGGGTGTCCCGCATCGAGGGCGGCGTCATGGTCGCCGCTTACCTGGTCTATCTGGGATATCTGCTGGCGGCGCAAACCTGA
- the nusA gene encoding transcription termination factor NusA, translating to MNIDMAALHAIEVDRGIAVDELLETIKTALLTAYRHTEGHEADAWIDIDRKTGVVRVMARETDDDGNLIQEWDDTPEGFGRVAATTARQVMLQRFRDAENERMFGEFSAREGDIAAGVVQRDARENARGNVVVRLGTESKGSEGMVRPAEQVPGESYQHGDRLRCYVIGVTRGVREPRIELSRTHPNLVRKLFSLEVPEIADGSVEIVAVAREAGHRSKIAVTSRMPGLNAKGACIGPMGQRVRNVMSELSGEKIDIIDYDEDPARFVANALSPAKVVSVSVIDEAGRAARVVVPDFQLSLAIGKEGQNARLAARLTGWRIDIRSDAAPTPEGPPHSGAAHGAQRDR from the coding sequence ATGAACATCGATATGGCTGCACTGCATGCCATCGAAGTGGATCGGGGGATCGCGGTCGATGAGCTGTTGGAGACGATCAAGACCGCGCTGCTGACCGCGTACCGCCACACGGAGGGGCACGAGGCCGACGCCTGGATCGACATCGACCGCAAGACCGGCGTCGTGCGGGTGATGGCCCGCGAGACCGACGACGACGGCAACCTGATCCAGGAATGGGACGACACCCCAGAGGGTTTCGGCCGGGTCGCGGCGACCACCGCACGGCAGGTGATGCTGCAGCGGTTCCGTGACGCGGAGAACGAGCGCATGTTCGGCGAGTTCTCCGCCCGCGAGGGTGATATCGCGGCGGGCGTCGTGCAGCGTGATGCGCGGGAGAACGCGCGGGGCAACGTCGTCGTGCGCCTGGGCACCGAGAGCAAGGGGTCGGAGGGCATGGTCAGGCCCGCCGAGCAGGTCCCCGGCGAGAGTTACCAACACGGTGATCGGTTGCGCTGCTACGTGATCGGGGTCACCCGTGGTGTCCGTGAGCCCAGGATCGAGCTGTCGCGCACCCATCCCAATCTGGTCCGCAAGCTGTTCTCACTCGAGGTTCCCGAGATCGCCGACGGATCGGTCGAGATCGTCGCTGTGGCCCGCGAGGCCGGGCACCGCTCGAAGATCGCCGTGACATCGCGGATGCCGGGCCTCAACGCCAAGGGAGCCTGCATCGGGCCGATGGGCCAACGGGTTCGCAATGTGATGAGCGAGCTGTCGGGCGAGAAGATCGACATCATCGACTACGACGAGGATCCGGCGCGGTTCGTCGCCAATGCGCTGTCACCGGCCAAGGTGGTGTCGGTATCGGTCATCGACGAGGCGGGGCGTGCCGCGCGTGTCGTGGTGCCCGACTTCCAGCTGTCGCTGGCGATCGGCAAGGAGGGGCAGAACGCACGTCTGGCTGCCCGTTTGACCGGTTGGCGGATCGACATTCGCAGTGACGCCGCGCCAACGCCAGAGGGTCCGCCGCACTCGGGGGCGGCCCACGGCGCCCAGCGTGACAGGTAG
- a CDS encoding ferritin-like domain-containing protein has product MFDAVATEHGVIYGYGLVSAHSAPEVNDIVAEAMAAHRKLREDAIARLTDRDVTAPLPAVGYEIPIAVNTPQDAAQLATRMEEDSAVAWRAVLEQATTTEDRAFAVTALTQAAVTAARWRAVLGTSPSTVAFPGGTE; this is encoded by the coding sequence CTGTTCGACGCTGTCGCGACCGAGCACGGCGTGATCTACGGGTACGGCCTGGTATCGGCGCACTCCGCACCCGAGGTCAACGACATCGTCGCCGAGGCGATGGCCGCGCACCGCAAGCTCCGTGAGGACGCGATCGCCCGGCTGACCGATCGCGACGTCACCGCGCCCCTGCCCGCCGTCGGCTACGAGATCCCCATCGCGGTCAACACGCCGCAGGACGCGGCCCAGCTGGCGACGCGGATGGAGGAGGACAGCGCGGTCGCATGGCGGGCGGTGCTCGAACAGGCGACGACGACCGAGGACCGCGCGTTCGCCGTGACGGCGCTGACTCAGGCGGCGGTCACCGCGGCCAGATGGCGCGCCGTACTCGGCACCTCACCGAGCACCGTCGCGTTCCCCGGAGGCACCGAGTAG
- a CDS encoding MFS transporter, with translation MSAERSTAPLSSSVLGTAIIAITGMQLMSTLDGTIVIVALPQMQADLNLSDAGKSWVITAYVLAFGGLLLLGGRVGDAIGHKRAFLSGVGVFTIASLVCGLANDEYTLIAARALQGIGAAVAAPTGLALIATTYAVGRARNQAMAVSAGMQACGSVLGLVLGGLFTVISWRLAFLINVPIGIVIIAIAVFQIAETTHERLKLDITGALLATLGCTSAVLVFTQGPPRGWVDPWVIGAAVASVCFFVAFFVVERSADNPLVPFSVFNDRNRVATFAAWFLGGGVLLTVTVMVGLLAQDVLGYSALRAGICFLPFAAAVGVGNVLATRLAPLFAPRWLIIGGGLFVLAAMLYGSTLTRDIPYFPDLFGPIVVGGFGIGIISVILPLCAVAGVGPSEIGPVAAITLMVQNLGGPLVLVVIMAVQTSRTLYLGGTTGPVKNMTPAQLDALGQGYTYSLLWVAGVAILVGVAAFWIGFSARDIARAQHTREAVEAGEL, from the coding sequence ATGTCTGCCGAGCGCAGTACCGCACCGCTGTCCTCGTCGGTGCTCGGCACAGCCATCATCGCGATCACCGGCATGCAGCTGATGTCGACGCTCGACGGCACCATCGTCATCGTCGCGTTGCCCCAGATGCAGGCCGACCTCAACCTCTCCGACGCGGGCAAGAGCTGGGTCATCACGGCCTATGTCCTGGCGTTCGGCGGTCTGCTGCTGCTTGGTGGTCGCGTCGGTGACGCGATCGGGCACAAGCGGGCCTTCCTGTCGGGTGTCGGCGTGTTCACCATCGCGTCGCTCGTGTGCGGGCTGGCCAACGACGAGTACACGTTGATCGCCGCGCGTGCACTGCAGGGCATCGGGGCGGCTGTCGCGGCGCCGACGGGGCTGGCACTGATCGCCACCACCTACGCCGTGGGCCGCGCGCGCAATCAGGCCATGGCGGTGTCGGCGGGCATGCAGGCCTGCGGGTCTGTCCTCGGCCTGGTGCTCGGTGGCCTGTTCACCGTCATCTCCTGGCGGCTCGCGTTCCTGATCAACGTGCCGATCGGCATCGTCATCATCGCGATTGCGGTGTTTCAGATCGCCGAGACCACCCACGAGCGGCTCAAACTCGACATCACGGGAGCGCTGCTGGCCACCCTCGGCTGCACCTCGGCCGTCCTGGTCTTCACCCAGGGCCCACCGCGCGGCTGGGTCGACCCGTGGGTGATCGGCGCCGCGGTGGCCTCGGTGTGCTTCTTCGTCGCGTTCTTCGTGGTGGAACGCTCCGCCGACAACCCGCTGGTGCCGTTCTCGGTGTTCAACGACCGCAACCGGGTGGCGACGTTCGCCGCGTGGTTCCTCGGCGGCGGGGTGTTGCTGACCGTGACGGTGATGGTAGGCCTGCTGGCTCAGGACGTCCTCGGGTACTCCGCGTTGCGGGCCGGGATCTGCTTCCTGCCGTTCGCGGCGGCGGTCGGCGTCGGCAACGTGCTGGCCACCAGGTTGGCGCCATTGTTCGCGCCCCGCTGGCTCATAATCGGCGGCGGCCTGTTCGTTCTGGCGGCCATGCTCTACGGCTCCACGCTGACCCGCGACATCCCGTACTTCCCGGACCTGTTCGGGCCGATCGTGGTGGGCGGCTTCGGAATCGGCATCATCTCGGTGATCCTGCCGCTGTGCGCCGTCGCAGGTGTCGGACCGAGCGAGATCGGGCCGGTTGCGGCGATCACGCTCATGGTGCAGAACCTCGGTGGACCCCTCGTGCTGGTCGTCATCATGGCCGTGCAGACCTCCCGCACGCTCTACCTCGGCGGCACCACCGGCCCGGTGAAGAACATGACGCCTGCCCAACTCGATGCGCTGGGACAGGGCTACACCTATTCGCTGCTGTGGGTGGCGGGGGTCGCGATCCTGGTGGGTGTTGCCGCGTTCTGGATCGGCTTCTCCGCCCGCGACATCGCCCGCGCGCAGCACACCCGTGAAGCGGTCGAGGCGGGCGAACTGTGA
- a CDS encoding proline--tRNA ligase, translating to MITRMSELFLRTLRDDPADAEVPSHKLLIRAGYVRPVGPGLYSWLPLGLRVLRKIEAIIRSEMNAIGGQEILLPALVPRAPYEKTNRWTEYGPNLFRLQDRRRNDYALGPTHEELFTLTVKGEYSSYKDFPLRLYQIQTKFRDEARPRAGILRGREFVMKDSYSFDVDEGGLKDAYHAHREAYQRIFARLGVQYVIVSAVSGAMGGSASEEFLAESEVGEDTYVRCVESGYAANVEAVITTPPAPIPFDGLPEAVVHDTGDTPTIATLVDWANGAGLGREFTAADTLKNVMMKVREPGGEWELLAVGVPGDREVDDKRLGAALEPAEYVMLGDADFAKHPFLVKGYIGPKGLLANGVRYLVDPRVVDGTAWLTGADEQGKHVLDLVVGRDFTPDGTIEAAEVRDGDLSPDGRGPLVSARGIEIGHIFQLGRKYTDAFTADVLGEDGKPVRLTMGSYGVGVSRLVAVIAEQHHDDLGLRWPSAVSPFDAYVVIANKDDDARTGATELAGALDRLGLEVLLDDRKASPGVKFKDAELLGVPWLVVVGRGWADGVVELRNRFTGENREIPVDSAAATIAEAIA from the coding sequence GTGATCACCCGCATGTCCGAGCTGTTCCTTCGCACCCTCCGAGACGACCCCGCCGACGCCGAGGTGCCCAGCCACAAACTGCTGATCCGGGCCGGCTATGTCCGGCCCGTCGGTCCCGGGCTGTACAGCTGGCTGCCGCTCGGGCTGCGCGTGCTGCGCAAGATCGAGGCGATCATCCGCAGCGAGATGAACGCCATTGGGGGACAGGAGATCCTGCTCCCGGCGCTGGTACCGCGCGCGCCCTACGAGAAGACGAACCGGTGGACCGAGTACGGGCCCAACCTGTTCCGGCTGCAGGACCGTCGCCGTAACGACTACGCGCTCGGGCCCACCCACGAGGAACTCTTCACGCTGACGGTGAAGGGGGAGTACTCCTCGTACAAGGACTTCCCGCTGCGGCTCTACCAGATCCAGACCAAGTTCCGCGATGAGGCGCGTCCGCGTGCGGGCATCCTGCGTGGCCGCGAGTTCGTGATGAAGGACTCGTACTCGTTCGACGTCGACGAGGGTGGACTGAAGGACGCCTACCACGCCCATCGCGAGGCCTACCAGAGGATCTTCGCGCGTCTGGGCGTGCAGTACGTGATCGTGTCGGCGGTCTCCGGCGCGATGGGTGGCAGCGCGTCCGAGGAGTTCCTGGCCGAGAGTGAGGTCGGCGAGGACACCTACGTGCGCTGCGTGGAATCGGGTTACGCCGCCAACGTCGAGGCCGTGATCACCACGCCGCCCGCGCCGATCCCGTTCGACGGGCTGCCCGAAGCGGTCGTCCACGACACCGGTGACACGCCGACCATCGCCACGCTCGTCGACTGGGCCAACGGCGCGGGCCTGGGCCGTGAGTTCACCGCGGCGGACACGTTGAAGAACGTGATGATGAAGGTCCGTGAGCCCGGCGGTGAGTGGGAGCTTCTGGCCGTCGGCGTCCCGGGTGACCGCGAAGTCGACGACAAGCGGCTTGGTGCGGCTCTCGAGCCGGCGGAGTACGTGATGCTCGGTGATGCCGACTTCGCCAAGCACCCGTTCCTGGTGAAGGGTTACATCGGCCCGAAGGGCTTGCTGGCCAACGGTGTTCGCTATCTGGTCGATCCGCGGGTCGTGGACGGCACGGCGTGGCTCACCGGGGCCGACGAGCAGGGCAAGCACGTTCTGGACCTGGTGGTCGGCCGCGATTTCACGCCCGACGGCACCATCGAGGCGGCCGAGGTCCGCGACGGCGACCTCTCGCCCGACGGCAGGGGCCCGCTGGTGTCGGCGCGCGGTATCGAGATCGGTCACATCTTCCAGCTCGGCCGCAAGTACACCGACGCCTTCACCGCCGACGTGCTCGGTGAGGACGGCAAGCCGGTGCGCCTGACCATGGGCTCCTACGGTGTCGGGGTGTCGCGCCTGGTCGCCGTCATCGCCGAGCAGCACCACGACGATCTCGGCCTGCGGTGGCCCAGTGCGGTCTCGCCGTTCGACGCCTACGTGGTGATCGCCAACAAGGACGACGACGCCAGGACTGGCGCGACGGAACTGGCCGGTGCACTGGATCGGCTCGGGCTCGAGGTGCTTCTTGACGATCGCAAGGCCTCACCCGGCGTGAAGTTCAAGGACGCTGAACTGCTCGGGGTGCCGTGGCTCGTCGTGGTCGGCCGCGGGTGGGCCGACGGCGTGGTCGAGTTGCGCAACCGGTTCACCGGTGAGAACCGCGAGATTCCGGTCGACTCGGCTGCCGCGACGATCGCCGAGGCCATCGCGTAG
- a CDS encoding YlxR family protein produces MAVDLLRVAAVCDGNGDHAVTVDSAGNLPGRGAWLHLDPQCLDAAIRRRAFTRALRITGPPDTSAVTEYFEGLKDTAARQQNR; encoded by the coding sequence TTGGCCGTCGACTTGCTGCGAGTAGCCGCTGTGTGTGACGGGAATGGCGATCACGCCGTAACCGTTGACTCAGCGGGTAACCTGCCGGGGCGGGGTGCGTGGTTGCACCTCGACCCGCAGTGCCTCGATGCGGCGATCCGGCGGCGGGCTTTCACCCGAGCGTTGCGCATCACCGGTCCGCCGGACACATCCGCGGTGACCGAGTACTTCGAGGGATTGAAGGACACGGCCGCCCGGCAACAGAACAGGTAG
- the infB gene encoding translation initiation factor IF-2 has protein sequence MAGKARVHELAKELGVTSKEVLARLSDQGEFVKSASSTVEAPVARRLREAFGAGKPAKAAPAPAKPAAAAAPSESTGPKPGAAPAAADGGVVTSAPKPGGPKPAPPAPPAPPAAPAPAPVQTPAAAAPAPAASAPAQPAAPAGPTPGPRPGPAPATPGAPKPAPRAPRVGNNPFSSQQPVERPAPRPAAGPGGPRPAAGPGGPRPGPRPGATPGNMPPRPPGARPGAMGRPGGPRPAPGGRGPGGGGGRPGGPGGAGGGGGNYRGGGAGGGAGAPGGAPAGGFRGRPGGGGGGGRPGQRGGAAGAFGRPGGAVRRGRKSKRAKRAEYESMQAPVVGGVRLPHGNGETIRLARGASLVDFADKINANPASLVQALFNLGEMVTATQSVGDETLELLGSEMNYVVQVVSPEDEDRELLQSFDLTYGEDEGDEDDLQYRPPVVTVMGHVDHGKTRLLDSIRQANVREGEAGGITQHIGAYQVLTELDGNERLVTFIDTPGHEAFTAMRARGAKATDIAILVVAADDGVMPQTVEAINHAQAADVPIVVAVNKIDKEGADPAKIRAQLTEYNLVAEDFGGDTMFVDISAKQGTNIDALLEAVLLTADAALDLRANPDMEAQGVAIEAHLDRGRGPVATVLIQRGTLRVGDSIVAGDAYGRVRRMVDEHGEDVEEALPSRPVQVIGFTSVPGAGDNLLVVDEDRIARQIADRRSARKRNALAARTRKRISLDDLDAALKETSQLNLILKGDNSGTVEALEEALLGIEIGDEVELRVIDRGVGGVTETNVNLASASNAIIIGFNVRAEGKATELANREGVDIRYYSVIYQAIDEIQSALKGMLKPIYEEKELGRAEIRAIFRSSKVGNIAGCLVTSGIMRRNAKARLLRDNLVIAETVTISSLKREKDDATEVRDGYECGLTLTYNDIKEGDVIEAYELVEKERT, from the coding sequence GTGGCAGGTAAGGCCCGCGTGCACGAGTTGGCTAAAGAACTCGGTGTCACCAGCAAGGAAGTTCTCGCCCGTCTGAGTGATCAGGGCGAATTCGTTAAGTCCGCGTCCTCCACTGTGGAGGCTCCCGTGGCGCGCCGGTTGCGCGAGGCGTTCGGTGCAGGCAAGCCCGCCAAGGCCGCGCCGGCACCGGCGAAGCCCGCGGCCGCAGCCGCTCCGTCCGAATCGACCGGGCCCAAGCCCGGTGCCGCACCTGCGGCAGCCGACGGTGGCGTCGTGACCTCGGCACCCAAGCCCGGCGGTCCGAAGCCCGCACCCCCGGCACCGCCTGCTCCGCCCGCAGCTCCGGCTCCGGCACCGGTGCAGACACCCGCCGCCGCGGCACCAGCACCTGCCGCGAGTGCACCGGCCCAGCCCGCCGCACCGGCAGGTCCGACACCCGGTCCCCGACCCGGTCCGGCGCCAGCCACTCCCGGCGCGCCCAAGCCCGCACCGCGCGCCCCGCGCGTGGGCAATAACCCCTTCTCGTCGCAGCAGCCGGTCGAGCGTCCGGCGCCGCGTCCCGCTGCCGGTCCCGGTGGCCCGCGTCCCGCGGCAGGCCCAGGTGGCCCGCGCCCCGGCCCGCGTCCCGGAGCGACACCCGGCAACATGCCTCCACGTCCCCCAGGTGCCCGACCAGGCGCGATGGGTCGTCCCGGTGGCCCGCGTCCCGCCCCCGGCGGCCGTGGTCCCGGTGGCGGCGGCGGTCGTCCCGGCGGTCCGGGTGGTGCCGGTGGCGGTGGCGGTAACTACCGCGGCGGTGGCGCCGGCGGCGGTGCCGGAGCCCCAGGTGGCGCACCCGCAGGTGGCTTCCGCGGACGCCCAGGTGGCGGCGGCGGCGGTGGTCGTCCCGGTCAGCGCGGTGGCGCGGCAGGTGCATTCGGTCGTCCCGGCGGCGCAGTCCGTCGTGGCCGCAAGTCGAAGCGGGCGAAACGCGCCGAGTACGAGAGCATGCAGGCACCGGTCGTCGGTGGTGTGCGGTTGCCGCACGGCAACGGCGAGACCATCCGGCTGGCCCGCGGCGCGTCGCTCGTCGACTTCGCCGACAAGATCAACGCCAACCCGGCATCGCTGGTGCAGGCGCTGTTCAACCTCGGCGAAATGGTCACCGCGACTCAGTCGGTAGGTGACGAGACGCTCGAGCTGCTCGGCAGCGAGATGAACTACGTCGTGCAGGTCGTGTCCCCGGAGGACGAGGACCGCGAGCTGCTGCAGTCCTTCGACCTCACCTACGGCGAGGACGAGGGCGACGAGGACGATCTCCAGTACCGTCCGCCGGTCGTCACGGTCATGGGTCACGTCGACCACGGCAAGACGCGACTGCTGGACAGCATCCGTCAGGCCAACGTCCGCGAGGGCGAGGCCGGTGGCATCACCCAGCACATCGGCGCGTACCAGGTCCTCACCGAGCTGGATGGCAACGAGCGTCTGGTGACCTTCATCGACACCCCCGGTCACGAGGCGTTCACCGCCATGCGTGCCCGTGGTGCCAAGGCCACCGACATCGCCATTCTGGTGGTCGCGGCCGATGACGGCGTCATGCCGCAGACGGTGGAGGCCATCAACCACGCGCAGGCCGCAGACGTGCCGATCGTGGTGGCGGTCAACAAGATTGACAAGGAGGGCGCCGACCCGGCCAAGATCCGGGCGCAGCTCACCGAGTACAACCTGGTTGCCGAGGACTTCGGTGGCGACACCATGTTCGTCGACATCTCGGCCAAGCAGGGCACCAATATCGACGCCCTGCTCGAAGCGGTGCTGTTGACCGCCGACGCCGCACTGGATCTCCGGGCCAACCCGGACATGGAGGCCCAGGGCGTCGCGATCGAGGCACACCTCGACCGTGGCCGCGGCCCCGTGGCCACCGTGCTCATCCAGCGCGGAACACTGCGGGTCGGCGACTCGATCGTGGCGGGCGACGCCTACGGCCGCGTCCGTCGCATGGTCGACGAGCACGGCGAGGACGTCGAGGAGGCGCTCCCGTCGCGTCCGGTCCAGGTCATCGGCTTCACGTCGGTGCCAGGTGCCGGTGACAACCTCCTGGTGGTCGACGAGGACCGCATCGCACGGCAGATCGCCGACCGGCGCAGCGCGCGCAAGCGCAACGCTCTGGCGGCGCGGACCCGCAAGCGCATCAGCCTGGACGATCTGGATGCCGCGCTGAAGGAAACCAGCCAGCTGAACCTGATCCTGAAGGGCGACAACTCCGGCACCGTCGAGGCGCTGGAGGAGGCCCTGCTGGGCATCGAGATCGGCGACGAGGTGGAGCTGCGCGTCATCGACCGCGGTGTCGGCGGCGTCACCGAGACCAACGTCAACCTGGCGTCGGCGTCGAACGCGATCATCATCGGGTTCAACGTCCGTGCGGAGGGCAAGGCCACCGAGCTGGCCAACCGCGAGGGTGTCGACATCCGGTACTACTCGGTGATCTACCAGGCCATCGATGAGATCCAGAGCGCGCTGAAGGGCATGCTCAAGCCGATTTACGAGGAGAAGGAACTCGGCCGCGCCGAGATCCGGGCGATCTTCCGGTCGTCCAAGGTCGGCAACATCGCCGGCTGCCTCGTCACCTCGGGCATCATGCGCCGCAACGCCAAGGCGCGGTTGCTGCGTGACAACCTCGTCATTGCCGAGACCGTCACCATCTCGTCGCTGAAGCGCGAGAAGGACGATGCCACGGAGGTGCGCGACGGCTACGAATGTGGTCTGACGCTCACCTACAACGACATCAAGGAAGGCGACGTCATCGAGGCGTACGAACTCGTGGAGAAGGAGCGCACTTAA
- the rimP gene encoding ribosome maturation factor RimP — translation MASDQPLRSPHLPTSSQVTELLEAEFARRGYDVEDVAVQPVSRPPRIVVVADGEENLDLEAVAELSRVASELLDAFESSSGEFDPYVLEVTSRGVDRPLTTERHYRRARGRKVALSMSDGSSLECRLGELVGDTVSVVVADSRRAKYEVRDIALSEIVKAVVQVEFSPPNRRELELAGHSGEEVDE, via the coding sequence GTGGCATCGGATCAACCGCTACGGTCCCCGCACTTGCCGACTTCTTCGCAGGTGACCGAGCTGCTCGAGGCTGAGTTCGCGCGTCGCGGGTACGACGTCGAGGATGTCGCCGTTCAGCCCGTGTCTCGGCCGCCCCGCATCGTGGTGGTCGCCGATGGCGAGGAGAACCTCGATCTCGAAGCGGTCGCGGAGTTGTCGCGTGTCGCATCTGAGCTGCTCGACGCGTTCGAATCGTCGTCGGGGGAGTTCGACCCCTATGTTCTGGAGGTCACGTCGCGGGGCGTGGACCGTCCGCTGACCACTGAACGGCACTACCGGCGTGCACGCGGTCGCAAGGTGGCGCTGTCGATGTCCGACGGTTCCTCTCTGGAGTGCCGGTTGGGCGAACTCGTGGGCGACACCGTGAGCGTGGTGGTCGCCGACAGTCGGCGCGCGAAATACGAGGTCCGTGACATAGCTCTTAGTGAAATTGTCAAAGCTGTTGTACAAGTGGAGTTTTCACCACCAAACCGGCGAGAGCTCGAGTTAGCCGGCCATTCCGGAGAGGAGGTCGACGAATGA